A genomic region of Prosthecobacter sp. contains the following coding sequences:
- a CDS encoding DUF2934 domain-containing protein: MTPHPASNTEAAKPFTTAATLDATEPMNDNITPFAPTEDEIADRAYLKFQNQGASDGHDLTHWLAAETELIAEHALVGT; encoded by the coding sequence ATGACACCTCATCCCGCGTCCAACACCGAGGCAGCCAAGCCTTTCACCACTGCCGCGACTTTGGACGCCACGGAGCCGATGAATGACAATATCACGCCCTTTGCTCCCACCGAGGATGAAATCGCCGACAGAGCCTATCTCAAATTCCAAAATCAGGGGGCGTCAGACGGACATGACCTGACGCATTGGCTGGCCGCTGAAACGGAATTGATTGCCGAGCACGCTCTGGTGGGGACGTGA
- a CDS encoding universal stress protein, translating to MNTSLKTILIAVDFSTGSRAALEQASRLAQVHGSKLHVLHVIDAHALAAMAERRGEAFESAAQSTTEGGRKALENWLAQSSVPSGHEITLVIGVPLHEILEHTKSLGADLLVAGIAGAGENSVGAGSVSSKLARKSAAHVLLVRADQSQPFQKIVACVDFSEHAQRVLALTRELALQDHASVDFLHVWADPGSMLPVMGPFGESGLSMTNATLAPRDELTTALQTHLHEFIHSSAEGLTHLEVLHEDRKTGRGIADHAREAGADLIIIGALGRTNLRYLLLGSTVERVLMQSACSMLVVKPAEV from the coding sequence ATGAACACCTCTCTCAAAACCATCCTCATCGCAGTTGATTTTTCCACCGGTTCACGCGCGGCGTTGGAGCAGGCCAGCCGTCTGGCACAGGTCCATGGGAGCAAGCTTCATGTGCTGCATGTGATTGATGCCCACGCCCTGGCTGCGATGGCGGAACGACGTGGTGAGGCATTCGAATCCGCCGCCCAATCAACCACGGAGGGCGGCAGAAAGGCACTGGAGAACTGGCTGGCGCAATCCAGCGTTCCGAGTGGCCACGAGATCACGCTGGTCATTGGTGTGCCGCTGCATGAGATCCTGGAGCACACGAAATCGCTGGGCGCTGACCTGCTGGTGGCAGGCATCGCAGGTGCGGGTGAGAACTCCGTGGGCGCGGGTTCCGTGTCCAGCAAGCTGGCACGTAAATCGGCGGCGCATGTGCTGCTGGTGCGCGCGGATCAGTCGCAGCCGTTTCAAAAGATCGTGGCCTGTGTTGATTTTTCCGAGCATGCGCAGCGCGTGCTGGCCCTGACGCGGGAGCTGGCGCTGCAAGACCATGCCAGCGTGGATTTTCTCCATGTCTGGGCGGACCCCGGCTCGATGCTGCCGGTCATGGGACCGTTTGGTGAGTCCGGGCTGAGCATGACCAATGCCACACTGGCTCCGCGTGATGAACTGACCACGGCGCTCCAGACGCATTTGCACGAATTCATCCACAGCAGCGCCGAAGGTCTCACCCACTTGGAAGTTCTGCACGAGGACCGCAAAACGGGCCGGGGCATCGCCGATCATGCGCGTGAGGCGGGCGCGGACCTCATCATCATCGGAGCGCTGGGCCGCACAAATCTGCGTTACCTGCTGTTAGGCTCCACCGTTGAGCGAGTGCTGATGCAAAGCGCATGTTCTATGCTCGTGGTGAAACCGGCGGAGGTGTGA
- a CDS encoding NAD(P)-dependent oxidoreductase, producing MKQNVGVLGLGIIGSRVADNLRKAGHEVFVWSRSARPVPNFLSSPREVAEAAGIIQIFVRDSAALIEAIEDMKPALKAGHLVMNHATVSKHATLEAAKLVEATGAAFLDAPFTGSKMAAQNGKLCYYIGGSDLMLERAKPVLEASSAKILPLGGVGDAMVLKIVTNLVSAVIVEAVAEAAAITQANGIPLERLHEALESNANYSMLIGMKLPAIIKADFEPHFSLRNMLKDADFARELAAEAKLNAPALDCTAAAMRKGVDAGKGDLDFSVIGQR from the coding sequence ATGAAACAAAACGTGGGCGTTCTTGGTCTCGGCATCATCGGCAGTCGTGTGGCGGACAATCTGCGCAAGGCAGGACATGAAGTCTTTGTGTGGAGCCGCAGCGCCCGCCCTGTGCCGAATTTCCTTTCGTCTCCGCGTGAGGTGGCCGAGGCCGCCGGCATCATCCAAATCTTTGTGCGGGACAGCGCGGCGCTCATCGAGGCCATCGAGGACATGAAGCCTGCGCTCAAGGCCGGGCATCTCGTCATGAACCATGCCACCGTGAGCAAGCATGCCACGCTGGAAGCCGCGAAGCTCGTCGAAGCCACCGGCGCCGCGTTTCTCGACGCGCCCTTCACCGGCAGCAAGATGGCCGCGCAGAATGGCAAGCTCTGCTACTACATCGGGGGCAGCGATTTGATGCTCGAACGCGCCAAGCCGGTACTCGAAGCCAGTTCGGCCAAAATCCTGCCGCTCGGCGGTGTGGGTGACGCGATGGTGCTCAAGATCGTCACCAACCTCGTTTCTGCCGTCATCGTCGAAGCCGTCGCCGAAGCCGCCGCGATCACGCAGGCCAATGGCATCCCGCTGGAGCGCCTGCACGAAGCCCTGGAGTCAAACGCCAACTACTCCATGCTCATCGGCATGAAACTCCCCGCCATCATCAAAGCCGACTTCGAGCCGCATTTCTCTCTGCGCAACATGCTCAAGGACGCCGACTTCGCCCGCGAACTGGCCGCCGAGGCCAAGCTGAATGCTCCCGCGCTCGACTGCACCGCCGCCGCGATGCGCAAAGGCGTGGACGCAGGCAAGGGCGACCTCGATTTCAGCGTGATAGGCCAGCGCTGA
- a CDS encoding hemolysin family protein translates to MTELAIILLLLVFNGLFAMAEIAIVSAKKARLQERADGGSEGARLALQLAQNPERFLSTVQIGITLVGVLAGAFGGASLSGYVVPWLKAVPWLAEHAEQVAFGLVVAFITYLSLIIGELVPKSLALRNAEGIACAMAAPMNWLSRIGRPLVWVLELSTRTLMRLFGKSEAPSGPTLAEVEVLVREGLITGNVHHQESAMVEGVFDLRDVRAEEIMRPKPKVIFLHIDDTAASAAEQLSDGVRQVVFPVYDETRDHVVGLVSLRALFLSVASGQQQKVSELMREPVFVSDNQPALTLLEELRKASHHAAAVTDEFGIVRGLITIEDLAEEIVGDLTNRPGSPSTPQIRENGPQSWLADGMTEIDAVNTTIPGFETISNAEEDSFQTLAGFIMQHLERLPREGEKFTVGAFEIEIIDMDRQRIDKISIRRLPEPAPESAD, encoded by the coding sequence ATGACCGAACTCGCCATCATCCTGCTGCTGCTCGTTTTTAACGGCCTCTTCGCCATGGCGGAGATCGCCATCGTATCGGCGAAGAAGGCGCGCCTGCAAGAGCGTGCGGATGGCGGCAGTGAGGGCGCACGACTGGCACTACAGTTGGCGCAGAACCCAGAACGCTTCCTCAGTACGGTGCAGATCGGCATCACACTGGTCGGTGTGCTGGCGGGAGCCTTTGGTGGTGCGAGTCTTTCCGGTTATGTCGTGCCGTGGTTGAAAGCGGTGCCGTGGCTGGCCGAACACGCGGAGCAGGTGGCGTTTGGCCTTGTCGTGGCTTTCATCACCTATCTCTCGCTCATCATCGGAGAATTGGTGCCGAAAAGCCTCGCGCTGCGCAATGCAGAAGGCATCGCGTGCGCCATGGCCGCGCCCATGAACTGGCTCTCGCGCATCGGTCGTCCGCTCGTCTGGGTGCTGGAACTGAGCACGCGCACGCTGATGCGGTTGTTTGGCAAATCCGAGGCTCCGAGCGGTCCGACACTGGCAGAGGTGGAGGTGCTGGTACGCGAAGGCCTCATCACCGGCAACGTGCATCATCAGGAAAGCGCGATGGTGGAGGGCGTCTTCGATCTGCGGGATGTGCGGGCGGAGGAAATCATGCGCCCGAAGCCGAAGGTGATCTTCCTGCACATCGACGACACGGCGGCGAGCGCGGCGGAGCAGCTCAGTGATGGCGTGCGGCAGGTGGTGTTCCCGGTTTATGACGAGACGCGCGATCATGTGGTGGGCCTTGTTTCGCTGCGCGCCTTGTTTTTGTCCGTGGCGAGCGGTCAACAGCAAAAGGTGAGCGAGTTGATGCGCGAGCCGGTGTTTGTCTCCGACAACCAGCCTGCGTTGACGTTGCTGGAGGAGTTGCGCAAGGCCTCCCACCACGCGGCGGCGGTGACAGACGAATTCGGCATCGTGCGCGGCCTGATAACGATCGAAGACCTCGCCGAGGAGATCGTCGGCGACCTTACGAACCGCCCAGGCTCGCCCAGCACACCGCAGATTCGTGAAAATGGCCCGCAATCGTGGCTGGCAGACGGCATGACCGAGATCGACGCCGTCAACACGACGATTCCAGGCTTTGAAACCATCTCCAATGCGGAAGAGGACAGCTTTCAGACACTGGCGGGCTTCATCATGCAGCATCTGGAGCGCCTGCCACGCGAAGGGGAAAAATTCACTGTCGGTGCGTTCGAGATCGAGATCATCGACATGGACCGTCAGCGCATCGACAAAATCAGCATCCGTCGTCTGCCCGAGCCAGCGCCTGAATCAGCCGACTAA
- a CDS encoding peptidylprolyl isomerase, which produces MPFSLQGFPWRFAVYFIAACYLLADLYACKGPLHARLMQGRGSSPEGAGGGYAAEVYGRPLTRLELEEAMREHLWKRSESWAALNAEARKQTRWLVLETLVNDRIVRAFRIMNGLDTVPSAAEARRESEMMQRQFANAAEYPGRLAAQQQTQKSLDTAIRDAQLDEAWITEKIAHRLAEVTEADTRTWYDEFKETLRIPQAHHAAHLFLTRHDKTKPDREVEIREIHRQLITKEKTFAELTALHSDDDGTKKIGGDLGWCTRERLPEDFMAAVERLKIGQFSDPVPTKLGWHLIIVMERREARLPSLEEARDEILALLTSQRREEAVKSLVGELRQRSQQPTKFVFYHPQVIDHVEPAP; this is translated from the coding sequence ATGCCGTTCTCACTCCAAGGCTTTCCCTGGCGTTTCGCCGTCTATTTCATCGCCGCCTGTTATCTGCTGGCGGATCTGTATGCCTGCAAAGGCCCGCTGCATGCGCGATTGATGCAGGGCAGGGGATCATCCCCCGAAGGCGCGGGAGGCGGGTATGCGGCGGAGGTCTATGGCCGACCGCTCACCCGCCTGGAACTGGAGGAGGCCATGCGCGAGCATCTTTGGAAGCGGAGCGAGTCCTGGGCCGCGCTCAACGCCGAGGCGCGCAAGCAGACGCGCTGGCTGGTGCTCGAAACCCTCGTCAACGACCGCATCGTGCGCGCCTTCCGCATCATGAACGGCCTCGACACGGTGCCGTCCGCCGCCGAGGCCCGGCGCGAATCCGAGATGATGCAGCGCCAGTTCGCCAATGCGGCCGAGTATCCCGGCCGCCTCGCCGCGCAGCAGCAGACACAAAAGTCGCTCGATACAGCGATTCGTGACGCGCAGCTCGATGAGGCATGGATCACCGAAAAAATCGCCCATCGTCTCGCCGAAGTGACCGAAGCCGACACGCGGACGTGGTATGATGAGTTCAAAGAAACGCTGCGCATTCCGCAGGCGCACCATGCCGCGCACCTGTTTCTCACGAGGCATGACAAAACAAAGCCTGACCGCGAGGTGGAGATCCGCGAGATTCACCGCCAGCTCATTACCAAGGAAAAAACCTTCGCCGAACTGACCGCACTACACTCGGACGATGACGGCACGAAGAAAATCGGCGGTGATCTCGGCTGGTGCACGCGTGAGCGTCTGCCGGAGGATTTCATGGCCGCTGTGGAGAGGCTGAAGATCGGGCAATTCAGTGATCCAGTGCCCACGAAGCTTGGCTGGCATCTCATCATCGTGATGGAGCGCCGCGAAGCGCGCCTGCCGTCCTTGGAGGAGGCCAGGGATGAGATTCTTGCCCTGTTGACCAGCCAGCGCCGTGAGGAAGCCGTGAAAAGCCTCGTCGGTGAACTGCGTCAGCGCTCGCAGCAGCCCACGAAATTCGTGTTTTATCACCCGCAGGTCATTGACCACGTCGAACCTGCGCCCTAA
- a CDS encoding putative Na+/H+ antiporter: protein MTANPAEILATSLFALAVLHTFSVKRFAHWAHKYPKGSIQENMLHFLAETEVVFGLWAAALFAGIAALKGSVHDAVVYIESLNFTEPKFVLVVMVVAATRPVVKLAESFISFIARLLPMTESLAFYGAALSVGSLLGSFITEPAAMTLLALVLKRRYFDRGISLKLAYATLGLLFVNVSIGGTLTHFAAPPVLMVAAKWEWDTLFMLTHFGWRAAASCFVSTALVALVFRKELQGIKPAPNPSAVIPIWLTLAHLGFLAAVVGFAHHPDVFFGVFMIFLGLVTATREYQDNLKLREGLLVGFFLAGLVTLGSLQSWWLKPLIEGMNGATLYFGATGLTALTDNAALTYLGSLVEGITPDLQYALVAGAVTGGGLTVIANAPNPAGVGILQNAKAFGNEGISPLGLFVGALPPTAIAVVFFWLVG from the coding sequence ATGACTGCCAATCCTGCTGAAATCCTCGCAACGAGTCTGTTTGCCCTTGCGGTGCTGCACACCTTTTCGGTGAAGCGTTTCGCGCATTGGGCGCACAAGTATCCCAAAGGTTCCATTCAGGAAAACATGCTGCACTTCCTGGCGGAGACGGAGGTGGTCTTCGGCCTGTGGGCGGCGGCGTTGTTTGCGGGGATCGCGGCGCTCAAGGGGTCTGTGCATGACGCGGTCGTGTACATCGAGAGCCTGAACTTCACCGAGCCGAAATTCGTCCTCGTCGTCATGGTGGTGGCGGCCACGCGCCCGGTGGTGAAGCTGGCGGAGAGTTTTATCTCGTTCATTGCGCGTTTGCTGCCGATGACGGAAAGCCTGGCGTTTTACGGCGCGGCTTTGTCCGTCGGCAGCCTGCTGGGTTCGTTCATCACCGAGCCGGCGGCCATGACGCTGCTAGCGCTGGTGTTGAAGCGTCGTTATTTTGATCGTGGCATCAGTTTGAAGCTCGCTTACGCCACGCTGGGCCTGCTGTTTGTGAATGTGTCCATCGGCGGCACGCTCACACACTTCGCCGCACCACCGGTGCTCATGGTGGCGGCGAAGTGGGAGTGGGACACGCTGTTCATGCTCACGCACTTCGGCTGGCGGGCGGCGGCGAGCTGCTTCGTTTCCACGGCGCTGGTGGCCTTGGTGTTTCGCAAAGAACTTCAAGGCATCAAGCCCGCGCCGAATCCCAGCGCGGTCATCCCCATTTGGCTCACGCTTGCGCACCTCGGGTTCCTTGCCGCCGTGGTGGGCTTCGCGCATCACCCGGATGTGTTTTTCGGCGTGTTCATGATCTTCCTCGGCCTCGTCACCGCCACGCGGGAGTATCAGGACAATTTGAAGCTGCGTGAGGGCCTGCTCGTCGGCTTCTTCCTCGCCGGGCTCGTCACGCTCGGCTCCTTGCAGTCCTGGTGGCTCAAACCGCTGATCGAAGGCATGAACGGAGCCACCTTGTACTTTGGAGCCACCGGTCTGACCGCATTGACCGACAATGCCGCGCTCACTTATCTAGGTTCACTCGTCGAAGGCATCACGCCTGATTTGCAATACGCGCTCGTCGCCGGTGCGGTGACAGGTGGCGGCCTGACGGTGATCGCCAATGCGCCAAATCCTGCGGGGGTGGGCATCCTGCAAAACGCCAAGGCATTTGGTAACGAGGGCATCAGCCCCCTGGGCTTGTTTGTCGGTGCCTTGCCACCAACTGCCATCGCGGTGGTTTTTTTCTGGTTAGTCGGCTGA
- a CDS encoding universal stress protein: MKTSATPDLWQKILVPTDFSECAEAAVHFAAALHQKSGAEIILLHVTEPAYQGLRVQTSDLHAQMRHAAENSLKKLATEAFSNATSVRVVVRDGRPADVICQSAADEKADAIIIPTHGHSGLKHALLGSVAEKVVRHAPCSVLVVRE; encoded by the coding sequence ATGAAAACCTCCGCTACTCCCGACCTCTGGCAGAAAATCCTGGTGCCGACGGACTTTTCCGAGTGCGCGGAAGCCGCCGTTCATTTCGCCGCAGCGCTGCATCAAAAATCCGGTGCTGAAATCATCCTGCTGCACGTCACCGAACCCGCGTATCAAGGACTCCGCGTGCAGACGAGCGACCTCCATGCGCAGATGCGCCACGCAGCGGAGAACAGCCTCAAAAAGCTGGCTACTGAAGCCTTCTCCAACGCCACAAGCGTGCGCGTGGTGGTCAGGGACGGCCGTCCGGCGGACGTGATCTGCCAGTCTGCGGCGGATGAAAAAGCGGACGCGATCATCATCCCCACCCACGGGCATTCCGGCCTGAAGCACGCGCTGCTGGGCAGCGTGGCGGAGAAAGTCGTGCGCCACGCGCCTTGCAGCGTGCTGGTGGTACGGGAGTGA
- a CDS encoding HAD-IC family P-type ATPase, producing the protein MPAPPPLNWHAEIPETALKNLQSDARSGLTAAEAASRFEQHGPNELPEAAHKPMWKVFAAQFASPLIYILFVAAVIAFAMGHSNDAFVILVVVLVNAVIGALQEGRAEHSMEALRKMSSLKVRVVRDGTESIIEARDVVSGDVVLLAAGDAVSADARLLEAAALEATEAALTGESLPVLKHTGALPEDSGLGDRKNMIYSGTHLTAGRGRAVIVATGLQTEVGKIAKLTSTATDPKTPLELRLHQFGQWLVVASIVLFGVIIAFGLLRGLPFVEIFMVAISQMVSMVPEGLPVAMTIALAVGMQRMARRGAIVRRLAAVETLGSTSIICSDKTGTLTKNEMTVTTLILPDARCVKVTGAGYSPEGRLNVDGKELNAPNDAAVKSLLEAVVLCNDAQLVPPDAADTRWRALGDPTESALLTVALKGRVEPETLRHQSPRRAEIPFDATTKMMATQNGHNASGRIVFKGAPEMLLDLCDPSTLDLAKTHQTATDLAAQALRVLAVAEVNDAVLDEAAGFEPYRGRLRFLGLLGQMDPPREEAKAAVEECLVAGIRPVMVTGDHKATGLAIATALGIARPGDIAVDGAELEAMSEPDLRASLDRISVFARVHPAQKLRIVEAFQSQKQVVAMTGDGVNDAPALATADVGVAMGITGTEVAKGAAKIVITDDNFATIVKAVEEGRLVYQNLKKVVLFLFATSIDEVLVLLLALLCGYPLPLAAVQILWINIVTEGTVTVNLIMEGLEGDEMRRKPTPSGEALITRPMFNRLLLMVTTSVVAIFGFFMWSMASGAPFELVQTETFTLVAISQWFNVLNCRSALKSTLSLDVFKNLWLVGGLVLGNLLHLLVIYTDTLNHVFHTVPIPLADIFLLGLIGSSVLWVEEIRKWFARRAANS; encoded by the coding sequence ATGCCTGCCCCCCCCCCTCTCAACTGGCACGCTGAGATTCCCGAAACTGCACTGAAAAACCTGCAAAGCGACGCCCGCTCCGGTTTGACCGCCGCCGAGGCCGCCTCACGCTTCGAACAACACGGCCCGAACGAACTGCCCGAGGCCGCGCACAAGCCGATGTGGAAGGTGTTTGCGGCGCAGTTTGCCAGCCCGCTCATCTACATCCTGTTCGTCGCAGCAGTGATCGCGTTTGCGATGGGGCATTCCAATGATGCGTTCGTCATTCTCGTCGTGGTGCTGGTGAATGCGGTCATCGGTGCGCTGCAGGAAGGCCGGGCGGAGCATTCGATGGAGGCGCTGCGCAAGATGTCATCGCTCAAAGTGCGCGTGGTGCGGGATGGCACCGAGTCCATCATTGAAGCACGCGATGTGGTGTCCGGAGACGTTGTTTTGCTCGCTGCGGGAGATGCGGTCAGCGCGGATGCACGTCTGCTCGAAGCGGCGGCGCTGGAGGCCACTGAAGCCGCGCTGACAGGCGAATCTCTGCCCGTTTTAAAGCATACCGGGGCGCTGCCGGAGGACTCGGGCCTCGGCGATCGCAAAAACATGATCTACTCCGGCACGCACCTCACGGCTGGGCGTGGACGAGCAGTGATCGTCGCCACCGGATTGCAAACGGAGGTCGGCAAGATCGCCAAGCTCACCTCGACGGCCACGGACCCGAAGACGCCGCTGGAACTGCGGCTGCATCAGTTTGGGCAATGGCTGGTGGTGGCGTCCATCGTGTTGTTTGGCGTGATCATCGCGTTCGGACTGCTACGCGGCCTGCCGTTTGTGGAGATATTCATGGTGGCGATCAGCCAGATGGTTTCGATGGTGCCCGAAGGTCTGCCAGTCGCGATGACCATCGCGCTTGCGGTGGGCATGCAGCGCATGGCACGGCGCGGTGCCATCGTGCGGCGTCTCGCGGCGGTGGAGACGCTGGGCTCGACGAGCATCATTTGCAGCGACAAAACGGGCACGCTCACGAAGAATGAGATGACCGTCACCACGCTCATCCTGCCCGATGCGCGCTGCGTCAAAGTTACAGGTGCCGGTTATTCGCCGGAAGGCAGGCTCAATGTCGATGGCAAAGAACTCAACGCGCCCAATGACGCCGCCGTGAAGTCGCTGCTGGAGGCCGTGGTGCTCTGCAACGATGCCCAACTCGTGCCGCCCGATGCTGCTGACACACGCTGGCGTGCGCTGGGTGATCCCACCGAGTCCGCGCTGCTCACCGTCGCGCTTAAGGGCAGGGTGGAACCGGAAACACTGCGCCATCAGTCACCACGCCGCGCAGAGATTCCGTTTGATGCCACCACGAAGATGATGGCGACGCAGAATGGTCACAACGCGAGCGGGCGCATCGTTTTCAAAGGCGCACCGGAGATGCTGCTCGACCTCTGCGATCCCTCGACCCTCGATCTGGCCAAAACACATCAAACCGCCACCGATCTCGCCGCGCAGGCATTGCGTGTGCTGGCCGTGGCCGAGGTGAATGACGCCGTGCTCGATGAAGCGGCGGGCTTTGAGCCGTATCGTGGTCGTCTGCGCTTCCTCGGCCTGCTGGGGCAGATGGACCCGCCACGCGAAGAGGCCAAAGCCGCTGTTGAGGAATGCCTCGTCGCGGGAATCCGGCCCGTGATGGTCACGGGCGATCACAAAGCCACCGGACTTGCGATTGCGACCGCACTGGGCATCGCCAGGCCCGGTGACATCGCCGTGGATGGCGCGGAACTCGAAGCCATGTCCGAACCCGACCTGCGCGCGAGTTTGGACCGCATCTCCGTCTTCGCCCGCGTGCATCCGGCGCAGAAGTTGCGCATCGTCGAGGCCTTCCAATCGCAGAAACAGGTTGTCGCCATGACCGGTGATGGCGTGAACGACGCGCCCGCTCTTGCCACCGCCGATGTCGGCGTGGCGATGGGCATCACCGGCACGGAAGTGGCGAAGGGCGCGGCCAAGATCGTCATCACTGATGACAACTTCGCCACCATCGTCAAAGCCGTCGAAGAAGGCCGGCTCGTGTATCAGAACCTCAAGAAGGTGGTACTGTTCCTGTTCGCCACGTCTATTGACGAAGTTCTCGTGCTGCTGCTGGCGCTGCTGTGCGGCTATCCCCTGCCCTTGGCCGCCGTGCAGATCCTGTGGATCAACATCGTCACCGAAGGCACCGTCACCGTGAACCTCATCATGGAAGGCCTGGAAGGCGATGAAATGCGCCGGAAGCCCACGCCGTCTGGCGAGGCGCTTATCACACGGCCGATGTTCAACCGCCTGCTGCTCATGGTCACCACCTCCGTCGTTGCCATCTTCGGCTTTTTCATGTGGAGCATGGCCAGCGGCGCGCCGTTTGAACTCGTGCAAACGGAGACCTTCACACTCGTGGCCATCAGCCAGTGGTTTAATGTTCTCAACTGCCGCAGCGCGCTCAAATCCACGCTCAGCCTCGATGTCTTCAAGAACCTCTGGCTCGTCGGCGGCCTCGTGCTCGGCAATCTGCTCCACCTGCTCGTCATCTACACCGACACGCTCAACCATGTCTTCCACACCGTCCCCATCCCGCTGGCCGACATCTTCCTCCTCGGCCTCATCGGCAGCAGCGTGCTGTGGGTGGAGGAGATTCGGAAGTGGTTTGCACGAAGAGCGGCGAATAGTTGA
- a CDS encoding calcium/sodium antiporter — MQDYILMLIAGVVLAWFGGEFFVKGGVGLARWAHWPTAVIGVTVAAFGTSSPELLVAIHAALDGVPQISLGDVLGSNVVNVALVLAIVLALSGMQVEDGGVRRDWFICLLVPGIVYALLFDGWFSRLDAGIMMVCFFVWLIIVIRHARRHAVTRTEPGEHVSLPKTIFELLAGLALLIGAAQFVVHGGKGVATALGWSPFIVGAVVVAAATSTPELATTLIARMRGHHDVGLGNILGSNIFNVFFIASVAALIQPYAVKVPEIAPSLLFGGITVLLILPGKKGALGRWRGFVLLAVYAVYVVITVSAGGEGH, encoded by the coding sequence ATGCAAGACTACATTTTGATGCTCATCGCCGGTGTTGTGCTGGCTTGGTTTGGTGGTGAATTTTTTGTCAAAGGGGGTGTTGGCCTGGCCCGCTGGGCGCACTGGCCCACGGCGGTGATCGGTGTCACGGTGGCGGCGTTTGGCACTTCCTCACCGGAGTTGCTTGTGGCCATCCATGCGGCGCTGGACGGCGTGCCGCAGATTTCACTCGGAGATGTGCTCGGCAGCAACGTGGTCAATGTCGCGCTCGTGCTTGCCATCGTGCTGGCGCTCTCGGGGATGCAGGTGGAGGACGGCGGGGTGCGGCGTGACTGGTTCATTTGCCTGCTGGTGCCCGGCATCGTCTATGCGCTGCTGTTTGACGGCTGGTTTTCGCGCCTCGACGCCGGGATCATGATGGTGTGTTTCTTCGTCTGGCTCATCATCGTCATCCGTCATGCGCGTCGGCATGCGGTGACGCGCACAGAGCCGGGCGAGCATGTGTCTCTGCCCAAAACAATCTTTGAGCTACTGGCCGGTCTCGCGTTGCTGATCGGTGCCGCGCAGTTCGTGGTGCATGGCGGCAAGGGCGTCGCCACCGCGCTGGGCTGGAGCCCCTTCATCGTCGGCGCGGTCGTGGTGGCCGCTGCCACCAGCACGCCGGAGCTGGCGACGACACTCATTGCCCGCATGCGCGGCCATCACGACGTCGGTCTCGGCAACATTCTTGGCAGCAACATCTTCAATGTCTTCTTCATCGCCTCGGTGGCCGCGTTGATTCAGCCCTATGCGGTCAAAGTGCCGGAGATCGCGCCGAGTCTGCTGTTTGGCGGCATCACCGTGCTGCTGATTCTTCCCGGCAAAAAGGGTGCGCTGGGCCGCTGGCGCGGCTTTGTGCTGCTGGCGGTGTATGCCGTCTATGTGGTGATCACCGTGAGCGCGGGCGGCGAGGGACACTGA